The Luteolibacter rhizosphaerae genome has a segment encoding these proteins:
- a CDS encoding glucan biosynthesis protein, whose product MRWLVVHRFIHLTAFLAFAPLAAGQDWKREDVTFEKIDAMAKELAAQPYAAPNADALPEWMKNLSYDQYRDIRFVPERAIWGAEQLPFRAMLFHPGYLFKEPVAVNEFTDTHQQRIRLAEAFFNYGPLIQQRGELPPETGFAGVRYHAPLNRPDYFDELAVFQGASYWRALGKNQRYGISARGIAVDTGIDGKEEFPSFREFWLRKPTPEDKAAMLFGLLDGPSYTGAYGFLIQPGDDTVMTVRVVLYARRAVTRLGFAPMSSMFWFGENSRRRFDDFRPEVHDSDGLAIKMESGERIWRPLSNDTGKLEFSFFSMDKCQGFGLLQRDRRFSAYEDGEADYEKRPSLWIEPTSDWGSGKVMLMEIPAHNELADNVVAMWEPSHIPQAGERIEFSYKQHWTMDEDPAESRGRVVATRTGLHDWQPEQRTVTVEFAGGALEKWEGDQRPEAMITALGEAASKLKIQGVAVQPLPEGRWRAAFQITPAAEGGKLSDIGPVELRCSLKKGEDFLTETWAYRIIP is encoded by the coding sequence ATGCGCTGGCTTGTGGTTCATCGCTTTATCCATCTAACTGCGTTCCTGGCATTCGCCCCCCTTGCCGCCGGGCAGGATTGGAAGCGCGAGGATGTCACCTTCGAGAAGATCGACGCCATGGCGAAGGAGCTGGCCGCCCAGCCCTACGCCGCTCCGAATGCGGACGCCCTGCCGGAGTGGATGAAGAACCTGAGCTACGACCAATACCGGGATATCCGCTTCGTCCCGGAACGGGCAATCTGGGGTGCGGAGCAGCTCCCCTTCCGGGCCATGCTGTTTCATCCCGGCTATTTGTTCAAGGAGCCGGTGGCGGTGAACGAGTTCACCGATACCCATCAGCAGCGGATTCGCCTGGCCGAGGCATTTTTCAACTACGGTCCCCTGATCCAGCAGCGCGGCGAACTGCCGCCGGAAACCGGATTCGCCGGCGTGCGCTATCATGCGCCCCTGAATCGCCCGGATTACTTCGACGAACTGGCGGTCTTCCAAGGCGCGAGCTACTGGCGCGCGCTCGGTAAGAACCAGCGCTATGGCATCTCGGCACGGGGAATCGCCGTGGACACCGGGATCGACGGCAAGGAGGAGTTCCCGTCCTTCCGCGAGTTCTGGCTGCGCAAGCCGACCCCTGAAGACAAGGCCGCCATGCTCTTCGGCTTGCTGGACGGCCCCTCCTACACCGGTGCCTACGGCTTCCTGATCCAGCCGGGTGACGATACCGTGATGACCGTGCGCGTGGTGCTCTACGCGCGGCGTGCGGTGACCCGTCTCGGCTTCGCGCCCATGTCGAGCATGTTCTGGTTCGGCGAGAACTCGCGCCGCCGCTTCGACGACTTCCGCCCTGAGGTTCACGACTCGGACGGTCTGGCGATCAAGATGGAGAGCGGCGAGCGCATCTGGCGTCCGCTTTCCAACGACACCGGGAAGCTGGAGTTCAGCTTCTTCTCCATGGACAAGTGCCAGGGCTTCGGTCTGCTCCAACGCGACCGCCGCTTCTCCGCCTATGAGGACGGCGAGGCCGACTATGAGAAGCGCCCCTCGCTCTGGATCGAGCCGACCAGCGATTGGGGCTCGGGCAAAGTGATGTTGATGGAAATCCCTGCCCACAACGAGCTCGCCGACAACGTGGTCGCGATGTGGGAGCCCTCCCACATCCCGCAAGCGGGCGAGCGGATCGAGTTCTCCTACAAGCAGCACTGGACGATGGATGAAGATCCCGCGGAATCCCGCGGACGGGTGGTCGCCACGCGCACCGGACTGCACGATTGGCAGCCGGAGCAACGCACCGTCACGGTCGAGTTCGCGGGCGGAGCCTTGGAAAAGTGGGAAGGCGACCAACGCCCGGAAGCGATGATCACCGCGCTGGGTGAAGCCGCCTCGAAGCTGAAGATTCAAGGTGTGGCGGTGCAACCGCTGCCGGAGGGGCGCTGGCGCGCCGCCTTCCAGATCACTCCCGCCGCGGAAGGCGGCAAGCTCTCCGACATCGGCCCCGTAGAACTGCGCTGCAGCCTGAAGAAGGGCGAGGATTTCCTGACCGAGACATGGGCCTACCGCATCATCCCCTAG
- a CDS encoding AP2 domain-containing protein, translating into MWSPEDTYAIARIDLPQAGTHGWQVRMQRRGVKYGKFFADGLHGGVPQSYQAALNWRDELVTRLAEEENAARICRRSPRNSSGVVGVSKVRVTAANGTGYWFWQATWCPAPGERRCVKFSVKRHGEKQAFRLAVEARKSGTGGL; encoded by the coding sequence ATGTGGAGCCCGGAGGACACGTACGCCATCGCGCGCATCGATTTGCCACAGGCGGGAACGCATGGCTGGCAGGTGCGGATGCAGCGCCGCGGGGTGAAATACGGAAAGTTCTTTGCGGATGGCCTGCACGGCGGCGTGCCCCAGTCCTATCAAGCGGCGCTGAACTGGCGGGATGAGCTGGTCACGCGCTTGGCGGAGGAGGAGAATGCCGCGCGGATCTGCCGTCGCTCCCCGCGGAATTCCTCCGGGGTGGTCGGTGTCTCGAAAGTCCGCGTGACCGCCGCGAACGGCACCGGCTATTGGTTCTGGCAGGCCACCTGGTGTCCGGCCCCGGGCGAACGCCGCTGCGTGAAGTTCTCCGTGAAACGGCACGGCGAGAAGCAGGCCTTCCGCCTCGCCGTGGAAGCGCGGAAGAGCGGCACCGGGGGATTGTGA
- a CDS encoding BamA/OMP85 family outer membrane protein, translating into MCLASSSLASFAADLRVEGLQSIKESEALDLLGDRLEHVKAKPPSPARASDAAFLLETLLKRQGFQTPDVKAEISGNTIRLVVNEGPRLSIGSVNVPGFEEEDQVRLSRLFKLPGQERVLRPGQEPPFRESDVPEGLKLVEADFRSRGYWQAEAKVEKRGVIPGTAEIAFVIRVDPGRLHHLGAPRFDGAPPELLESLRTKAAPHVGKVADTDLLTTLRGEIEGIFRATGYPLETFKMNRILESGVLTPRFIIKFGTRQRLGDIIVKGTVKTKVERITKRFEDLRGEWFNAEVFDKRLKKVLATGAFSSVRVENNTDESGMLDATLQIVEGKARGASAYGGFGSYEGAILGLKYHDRNLMGNLWNFSTGLEVSSRGILGDIRLSDPWLFDTDTYLGLRLFSVTRALEGYEKFETGVSAEFSRDDFGEYIDASIIFGSSIVNISEDGIPRDQLGETVYTHNYVRADVGYDRRDDPVSPTRGYHINALLEAGFIAADENSNYVRFDTNAGGYIPIGKKGQVNLGARMGMLFPSSGAAEFPIDLRLFTGGADTVRSYRFNELGPRTRSNDPLGGETYWVTNAEYVHALFGPIKGVGFVDAGHLIGIGNGFDFESPEIAAGLGIRIDLPVGPIRLEYGHNLTEDLGEPSGTWHFAIGTAF; encoded by the coding sequence TTGTGTCTTGCGTCTTCCAGTCTTGCGTCCTTCGCTGCGGACCTCCGTGTGGAGGGGCTGCAATCGATCAAGGAGAGCGAAGCGCTCGACCTGTTAGGCGACCGTCTGGAGCACGTGAAGGCCAAGCCTCCCTCCCCTGCCCGTGCCAGCGATGCAGCATTCCTGTTAGAGACGCTTTTGAAGCGCCAGGGTTTCCAGACGCCGGACGTGAAGGCGGAGATCTCCGGCAACACGATCCGGCTGGTGGTGAACGAGGGTCCGCGCCTGAGCATCGGCTCGGTGAATGTCCCCGGCTTCGAGGAAGAAGACCAGGTGCGACTCTCCCGGCTCTTCAAGCTTCCCGGGCAGGAGCGCGTTCTCCGGCCCGGCCAGGAACCACCTTTCCGCGAGAGCGATGTCCCGGAAGGCCTCAAGCTGGTGGAGGCGGATTTCCGTTCGCGGGGTTACTGGCAGGCGGAAGCAAAGGTCGAGAAGCGCGGGGTGATCCCGGGCACCGCAGAGATCGCCTTCGTGATCCGGGTCGATCCGGGACGTCTCCACCATCTGGGCGCACCCCGTTTCGACGGAGCACCCCCAGAGCTGTTAGAGAGTCTGCGGACCAAGGCTGCACCCCATGTGGGCAAGGTGGCGGACACCGACCTGCTCACGACCCTCAGAGGTGAAATCGAGGGCATCTTCCGCGCGACGGGTTATCCGCTCGAGACCTTCAAGATGAACCGTATCCTCGAGAGCGGCGTGCTCACGCCGCGGTTCATCATCAAGTTCGGCACCCGCCAGCGCTTGGGCGATATCATCGTGAAGGGCACCGTGAAGACCAAGGTCGAACGCATCACCAAGCGTTTCGAAGATCTGCGCGGCGAATGGTTCAACGCCGAAGTTTTCGACAAGCGATTGAAGAAGGTGCTCGCCACCGGAGCCTTTTCCTCGGTCCGCGTGGAGAACAACACCGACGAGTCCGGCATGCTCGACGCCACGCTGCAAATCGTGGAGGGCAAGGCGCGCGGTGCCTCGGCTTATGGCGGATTCGGCAGCTATGAGGGTGCCATCCTCGGCCTGAAGTATCATGACCGGAACCTGATGGGGAACCTCTGGAACTTCAGCACCGGTCTGGAAGTGAGCTCGCGGGGCATCTTGGGCGATATCCGCCTTTCCGACCCTTGGCTCTTCGATACGGATACCTATCTAGGGCTACGACTCTTCTCGGTCACGCGGGCGCTGGAGGGCTACGAGAAGTTCGAGACCGGCGTCTCCGCGGAGTTCTCGCGCGACGACTTCGGCGAATACATCGACGCCAGCATCATCTTCGGCAGCTCGATCGTGAATATCAGCGAGGACGGCATTCCCCGCGACCAATTGGGCGAAACCGTCTACACGCACAACTACGTCCGCGCCGATGTCGGCTACGACCGTCGCGATGATCCGGTCTCACCGACGCGTGGCTACCATATCAATGCGTTGTTAGAGGCAGGCTTCATCGCTGCGGACGAAAATTCCAACTACGTGCGCTTCGACACGAATGCCGGCGGCTACATTCCGATCGGGAAGAAAGGCCAGGTGAACTTGGGCGCGCGCATGGGTATGCTCTTCCCTTCCTCCGGTGCGGCCGAGTTTCCCATCGATCTGCGGCTCTTCACCGGCGGAGCGGATACGGTCCGCTCCTATCGCTTCAACGAGCTCGGTCCTCGCACCCGCAGCAATGACCCGCTAGGCGGTGAAACCTATTGGGTGACGAATGCCGAGTATGTGCATGCGCTCTTCGGCCCGATCAAGGGTGTGGGCTTCGTGGATGCGGGTCACCTGATCGGCATCGGTAATGGCTTCGATTTCGAATCGCCGGAGATCGCGGCGGGGCTGGGGATTCGCATCGATCTGCCGGTCGGACCGATCCGTTTGGAGTACGGGCATAACCTCACGGAGGACTTGGGCGAACCTTCGGGTACCTGGCATTTCGCGATCGGCACGGCGTTCTAA
- a CDS encoding cytochrome P450, producing the protein MDESRDPFREARRRSGILECEFQGEQVPMILGHAEVRAAAKDWQTFSSDAPFRVPIPSEEEMRTVRQLPIETDPPQHTAYREIVEPFFRRPKDPEFVQRVRLLVRELLGGALSRPEVEVVRELALPFQSRALTYLLDVPESEAKTWIGWGIHVFKDGADGEVKGAELERYIHAQLDRAEASPGQDFFSALVIAEYDGRKLSREEMLGFANLTFAGGRDTVIHTVSSVVDYLAAHPEALAFLREDSKRVIHASEEFFRVFMPLTHIGRVCPGGAELPGKTMAPGDRISLCWASANRDESVFAEADEIRLDRKPNPHLSFGFGTHICLGAAHARLLVRVLLEELAAGIAGIRVISSVPHVEKAAAYRRMTGFDELRVAFSGL; encoded by the coding sequence ATGGACGAATCCCGAGATCCCTTCCGCGAGGCCCGCCGCCGTTCCGGCATTCTGGAGTGCGAGTTCCAAGGCGAACAGGTGCCCATGATCTTGGGCCATGCCGAGGTCCGGGCGGCGGCCAAGGACTGGCAAACATTCAGTTCGGATGCGCCTTTCCGGGTTCCGATTCCTTCTGAGGAAGAGATGCGGACGGTGCGGCAACTGCCGATCGAGACCGATCCGCCGCAGCACACGGCCTACCGGGAGATCGTGGAACCTTTCTTCCGGCGGCCCAAGGACCCGGAGTTCGTGCAGCGTGTTCGCTTGTTGGTGAGGGAGTTGCTAGGCGGGGCCTTGTCCCGGCCGGAAGTGGAGGTGGTGCGTGAACTCGCCCTTCCGTTTCAGTCCCGGGCCCTGACCTACCTGCTTGATGTCCCTGAAAGCGAGGCGAAGACATGGATCGGCTGGGGCATCCATGTCTTCAAGGACGGGGCCGACGGCGAAGTGAAGGGTGCGGAACTGGAACGGTACATCCACGCCCAACTGGATCGGGCCGAAGCCAGCCCGGGGCAGGACTTCTTCAGCGCGCTCGTCATCGCCGAGTATGATGGCCGGAAGTTGAGCCGCGAGGAGATGCTCGGGTTCGCGAACCTGACCTTCGCCGGAGGAAGAGACACGGTGATCCACACCGTCTCATCCGTGGTGGACTATCTGGCGGCTCATCCGGAGGCCTTGGCCTTTCTGCGCGAGGATTCCAAGCGGGTCATTCATGCGAGCGAGGAGTTCTTCCGCGTCTTCATGCCGCTTACGCATATCGGCAGGGTCTGTCCGGGAGGAGCGGAGCTTCCCGGCAAAACCATGGCTCCTGGCGATCGGATCTCGCTCTGCTGGGCGTCGGCCAACCGGGACGAATCGGTCTTTGCGGAGGCGGACGAGATCCGGCTCGATCGCAAGCCGAACCCGCACCTGTCCTTCGGCTTCGGGACGCACATTTGCCTCGGTGCCGCGCACGCCCGGCTTCTCGTCCGGGTGCTTCTCGAAGAGTTGGCCGCAGGGATTGCCGGTATCCGGGTGATCTCCTCGGTGCCGCATGTGGAGAAGGCGGCAGCCTATCGCCGGATGACCGGCTTCGATGAGTTGAGGGTAGCCTTCAGCGGGCTCTGA
- a CDS encoding low molecular weight protein-tyrosine-phosphatase: protein MSNPRKPFRVLFVCMGNICRSPAAEIVCSKLLSESDLRDSVEIDSAGTIGYHSGKGPDSRMAATLKARGYPIFGRARQVQPQDLEDFDLILVADEENLADVRRLDRDGSRSAKIKLLVDYCENHDAPRVPDPYYGGQSGFEEVADLVEDACAGLLAQLRAR from the coding sequence ATGTCCAATCCGCGCAAGCCGTTCCGGGTCCTCTTTGTCTGCATGGGCAACATCTGTCGTTCGCCGGCAGCGGAAATTGTCTGTAGTAAATTGCTTTCCGAGAGCGATCTGAGGGACTCGGTGGAGATCGATTCCGCCGGAACCATCGGCTACCACAGCGGAAAGGGCCCCGATTCGCGGATGGCCGCCACGCTGAAAGCCCGCGGTTACCCGATCTTCGGACGGGCCCGGCAGGTGCAGCCCCAGGATCTGGAGGACTTCGACCTGATCCTGGTCGCAGATGAGGAGAATCTGGCGGATGTACGGCGTTTGGATCGGGATGGCAGCCGCTCGGCCAAGATCAAGCTACTGGTGGATTACTGCGAGAATCACGACGCGCCCCGGGTACCCGATCCTTACTACGGAGGTCAGAGCGGCTTCGAGGAAGTCGCCGATCTGGTGGAGGACGCCTGCGCGGGCCTGCTCGCACAACTCAGAGCCCGCTGA
- a CDS encoding Hsp20/alpha crystallin family protein: protein MSTLTYWNPLRDIQDLQSRVLNALSTGSSRTAANKTDAPAADWVPVVDIIEDEKEFLIKAELPEVQKENVRVTVDKGRLILSGERKFEKEESGKTYHRVERSYGNFLRSFNLPENADADKVEAEFKDGVLRVHLPKQEKAKPREIEVKAE, encoded by the coding sequence ATGAGCACACTGACTTACTGGAATCCCCTGCGCGACATCCAAGATCTTCAGAGCCGCGTCCTGAATGCCCTGAGCACCGGCTCTTCCCGCACCGCGGCAAACAAGACCGATGCGCCTGCCGCCGATTGGGTCCCGGTCGTGGATATCATCGAAGATGAGAAGGAGTTCCTCATCAAAGCCGAGCTGCCCGAAGTGCAGAAGGAGAACGTCCGCGTCACCGTCGACAAAGGCCGCCTGATTCTCAGCGGCGAGCGCAAGTTCGAGAAGGAGGAGTCCGGCAAGACCTACCACCGCGTCGAACGCTCCTACGGCAACTTCCTGCGCAGCTTCAATCTCCCGGAGAACGCCGATGCCGACAAGGTGGAGGCCGAGTTCAAGGACGGCGTCCTGCGCGTGCATCTTCCGAAACAGGAGAAGGCCAAGCCTCGCGAAATCGAGGTGAAGGCCGAGTAA
- a CDS encoding arylsulfatase produces the protein MLRISALAAISIALTALLPAAPPNVVVVITDDQGYGDLSTHGNPEIKTPELDKFREESTAFERFQVSPTCAPTRAALLTGLHEFRCGVSHTLMGRSLLRPGIPTMPEMFRAAGYRTAIFGKWHLGDSYPCRPEDRGFEDVFVHGGGGIGQTPDHWGNGYTDPMIRRRSGWEKTSGYCTDVFFKEAIGWMKERAAEKKPFLLHLATNAPHSPYIPPPGGPTDAPGAFAAMIGNIDTNFGQLLVALREAGIEKDTIVVFLTDNGSAMARSNAGMKGRKGTPDEGGTRVPCFIRWPGKISTNRKVEELAAHLDLLPTLTGLCSVTRPDAWQGDGVDLSNALLGKESFPKERVLITQVGRWSGNDAAARFRARDFAVRDARWRLVGLELFDMQKDPGQTTNVFAEHPAEAQRLLTDYGRWWDEVLPVVREPVRYVVGDEACPLVRLNGHDWWPSKEADGAGAEACVDQASICKLLKAIQVAATRNPVPSTSGHWKLRIAREGNYEIIFGLLPPEATPEERSEMAKLRTGLAHLRAGQEELRLEVREGASSFKVPMDLEAGPIDLEIWFDGQLLNDRILGAFFASMEYKGPRKAPKTELKAKPAK, from the coding sequence ATGCTCCGCATTTCCGCGCTGGCGGCAATTTCAATCGCCCTTACGGCGCTGCTCCCCGCGGCTCCGCCGAACGTGGTCGTGGTGATCACCGACGACCAGGGCTATGGCGATCTCTCCACCCACGGGAACCCCGAAATCAAGACGCCCGAACTGGACAAGTTCCGCGAGGAATCGACCGCCTTCGAGCGCTTCCAGGTGAGTCCGACCTGTGCGCCCACCCGGGCCGCTCTGCTTACCGGACTCCACGAGTTCCGCTGCGGGGTCAGCCACACCTTGATGGGGCGCAGCCTCCTCAGGCCGGGCATCCCCACGATGCCCGAGATGTTCCGGGCGGCAGGTTATCGCACTGCGATCTTCGGCAAGTGGCATCTCGGGGATAGCTATCCGTGCCGACCGGAGGACCGGGGCTTCGAGGATGTGTTCGTTCATGGCGGCGGCGGGATCGGCCAGACTCCGGATCACTGGGGAAATGGCTACACCGATCCGATGATCCGCCGCCGCTCGGGATGGGAGAAGACCAGCGGTTACTGCACCGATGTTTTCTTCAAGGAGGCGATCGGGTGGATGAAGGAACGCGCTGCGGAGAAGAAGCCCTTCCTCCTGCATCTGGCCACCAATGCCCCGCACTCGCCCTACATCCCGCCGCCGGGAGGTCCGACGGATGCCCCCGGCGCCTTCGCGGCCATGATCGGGAACATCGACACGAACTTCGGGCAACTACTGGTGGCGCTGCGCGAAGCGGGGATCGAGAAGGATACGATCGTGGTGTTCTTGACCGACAACGGCTCCGCGATGGCTCGCTCGAACGCCGGCATGAAGGGCCGGAAAGGCACGCCGGACGAAGGCGGAACCCGCGTGCCATGCTTCATCCGCTGGCCGGGGAAAATCTCCACCAATCGTAAGGTGGAGGAATTGGCCGCGCACCTCGACCTGCTGCCTACTCTGACGGGTCTTTGCTCCGTGACACGACCGGATGCTTGGCAGGGAGACGGGGTGGATCTCTCGAACGCCCTGCTCGGGAAGGAGTCCTTTCCGAAAGAGCGCGTGCTCATTACCCAAGTTGGCCGCTGGAGCGGGAACGATGCGGCGGCGCGCTTCCGGGCGCGGGACTTCGCGGTGCGCGATGCTCGCTGGCGCTTGGTGGGACTGGAGCTCTTCGATATGCAGAAGGACCCGGGGCAGACGACGAATGTCTTCGCCGAGCATCCGGCGGAAGCGCAGCGCTTGCTCACGGATTACGGCCGCTGGTGGGATGAGGTGCTGCCGGTGGTGCGTGAGCCGGTCCGCTACGTGGTGGGTGATGAAGCCTGTCCGCTCGTCCGGCTCAACGGCCACGACTGGTGGCCCTCGAAGGAGGCGGATGGCGCAGGAGCGGAGGCCTGTGTCGATCAAGCCTCGATCTGCAAGCTGCTCAAGGCGATCCAAGTGGCTGCAACCCGCAATCCCGTGCCCTCGACCTCCGGCCACTGGAAGCTGCGGATCGCGCGGGAAGGGAACTACGAGATCATCTTCGGCCTGCTGCCGCCTGAAGCCACGCCGGAAGAGCGGAGCGAAATGGCCAAGCTCCGGACTGGCCTGGCCCATCTGCGTGCGGGCCAAGAAGAGCTGCGATTGGAAGTCCGGGAGGGTGCCAGTTCCTTCAAGGTGCCGATGGATCTGGAGGCCGGTCCGATCGATCTGGAGATCTGGTTCGATGGCCAGTTGCTGAACGACCGCATCCTCGGCGCCTTCTTCGCCAGCATGGAATACAAGGGTCCGCGCAAGGCCCCGAAGACCGAGCTGAAAGCGAAGCCCGCGAAGTGA